One genomic region from Ornithinicoccus hortensis encodes:
- a CDS encoding alpha/beta hydrolase, producing MAGADFVRELRAAPSAWGLAFGGLALVLSFSPSLLPRSWPLQGAAAGVTAGMVYGLAVLVAWGVRHTARMVNVRVEVTSDPDRWVRYVGLAVLILVPLWYWVWAVRGQGRTAELVQMEAPPFWQSFLAVVLGILIAGLGVLLGRSARWLARRLAARVPSSVPRWAAVAASAAVVALVAVWATNAVLVSRVANALGERFYEVNSQTREGVVAPTVPERSGGPGSLLGWDTLGQEGQVFVTGGPSATDIEQVTGAPALEPIRVYGGLGFADSFGEVADGVVAELHRTGAFERSVLVVYNTTGTGWVNEWSAQPVEYLTGGDSAIAAMQYSYLPSPLALIADRVRPPMAGKAFFDRIYAEWETLPEESRPRLMVAGESLGSFGGHGAFTSKEDMVERVDGAVWIGTPAFTPLWRAITRDRQNGSPEVAPVVDNGQHLRFVTRPQDLVADIYGRPLGEWEEPRIAYLQHASDPISRWDTSLIRSRPDWITERAGTDVNKDIEWYPLVTFWQVTTDQALGNATAPGHGHLYHHDLVATWAAVLGVDKVDLASVTSAVQQDRDAATN from the coding sequence ATGGCCGGCGCGGACTTTGTCCGGGAGCTCCGAGCGGCCCCCTCCGCATGGGGCCTGGCTTTTGGCGGGCTGGCCCTGGTCCTCTCGTTCTCGCCGAGTCTCCTGCCCCGCAGCTGGCCGTTGCAGGGAGCTGCGGCCGGGGTGACTGCCGGCATGGTCTACGGCCTGGCGGTGCTGGTCGCCTGGGGGGTGCGGCATACGGCGCGCATGGTGAACGTGCGCGTCGAGGTCACCTCGGATCCGGACCGCTGGGTCCGCTACGTCGGATTGGCCGTGCTCATCCTGGTGCCCCTGTGGTACTGGGTGTGGGCGGTGCGGGGGCAGGGGAGGACGGCCGAGTTGGTGCAGATGGAGGCGCCGCCGTTCTGGCAGTCCTTCCTGGCCGTGGTGCTGGGGATCCTGATCGCGGGGCTCGGTGTCCTGCTCGGCCGTTCGGCCAGGTGGCTCGCTCGGCGCCTCGCGGCACGCGTGCCCTCCTCGGTGCCTCGCTGGGCGGCGGTGGCTGCCAGCGCGGCGGTCGTGGCGCTGGTCGCGGTGTGGGCGACCAACGCGGTCCTGGTGTCGCGCGTGGCCAACGCGCTCGGGGAGCGGTTCTACGAGGTTAACTCGCAGACCCGTGAGGGCGTCGTCGCGCCGACCGTGCCCGAACGCTCCGGGGGTCCCGGCTCGTTGCTGGGTTGGGACACGTTGGGTCAGGAGGGCCAGGTGTTCGTGACCGGTGGCCCGTCGGCGACGGACATCGAGCAGGTGACCGGCGCGCCGGCCCTCGAGCCGATCCGGGTGTACGGGGGACTTGGTTTCGCGGACTCGTTCGGTGAGGTCGCCGACGGGGTCGTGGCCGAGCTGCACCGCACGGGGGCCTTCGAACGGTCGGTGCTGGTGGTCTACAACACGACCGGCACCGGATGGGTCAACGAGTGGTCGGCGCAGCCGGTGGAGTACCTGACCGGAGGGGACAGCGCGATCGCCGCGATGCAGTATTCCTACCTCCCGAGTCCGTTGGCGCTGATCGCCGACCGGGTACGTCCACCCATGGCGGGCAAGGCCTTCTTCGACCGGATATACGCCGAGTGGGAGACGCTGCCGGAGGAGTCACGGCCCCGGCTCATGGTCGCGGGTGAGTCGCTGGGTTCGTTCGGGGGCCACGGAGCCTTCACGAGCAAGGAGGACATGGTCGAGCGGGTGGACGGAGCGGTGTGGATCGGCACCCCCGCCTTCACCCCGTTGTGGCGGGCGATCACCCGGGACCGGCAGAACGGGTCGCCGGAGGTCGCCCCGGTGGTCGACAACGGGCAACACCTGCGCTTCGTGACGCGGCCGCAGGACCTGGTCGCCGACATCTATGGCCGGCCGCTGGGGGAGTGGGAGGAGCCGCGCATCGCCTACCTGCAGCACGCCTCCGACCCGATCTCGCGGTGGGACACCAGCCTGATCCGGTCCCGCCCGGACTGGATCACCGAACGGGCCGGCACCGATGTGAACAAGGACATCGAGTGGTACCCACTGGTCACCTTCTGGCAGGTGACCACCGACCAGGCCCTGGGGAATGCCACGGCACCCGGCCACGGCCACCTCTACCACCACGACCTCGTGGCGACCTGGGCCGCCGTCCTCGGTGTCGACAAGGTGGACCTGGCGTCCGTGACGAGTGCGGTGCAGCAGGACCGCGATGCCGCGACGAACTGA